The stretch of DNA GGCCGCCGAGAAGGCCAAGGCCAAGAAGAAGCAGCAGAAGGCAGCCGCCGCCGCGACGCCCACCGCGACCGCCTCGGCCGCGCCGAGCGCCGCGGCGAGCCCCTCGGCCTCCGCGACACCGTCGACCTCCGGCACGCCGGACCAGAAGAACGACGTGAGCGTCGATGACGCGGTCGCCTTCATGAACAACCCGCCGGCCGACCAGGTCACCAAGTTCGATGCCTACACCTGTCCCACCAGCGGTGCGCCGACCGTCGAGGACAACCCCAGCCAGCCGCTCATCACCTGCGACGCGAGCGGGGTGAAGTACCTGCTCTCGCCGGCGATCATCGAGGGCACGCAGGTGAGCGACGCCAGCTCGGGCATCCCGCAGGGCAGCGTCAGCTACGTCGTCACGCTCGACTTCCACAGCGCCGGCCGCAAGGCGTTCGCCGACGCCACCGGCGCGATCGCCGGCACCAGCCAGCTGTTCGCGATCGTCCTGGACGGTCAGGTCATCTCGGCGGCGACCGCCGAGAGCCGGATCAGCGGCAGCGCCCAGATCAGCGGATCCTTCACCCAGGACTCGGCCTCGGCGCTGGCCAACAACCTGAAGTTCGGCGCGTTGCCGGTCTCCTTCGACAAGGAGAACGGCATCTCGCACACGACGGTCGGTCCCTCGCTGGCGGGCAACCAGCTCTCCGCCGGTCTGTGGGCCGGTGGCATCGGGCTCCTGCTGGTGATGATCTACTGCCTCATCTACTACCGGGGCCTCGGCGTGGTCGTGATCGGGTCGCTCATCATCGCGGGCGCCTCGACGTACGCGATGGTGCTGCTGCTCAGCAAGAGCGCCGGCTTCACCCTCGATCTGCCGGGCATCGCCGGTCTTATCGTGGCGGTCGGCATCACCGCGGACTCCTTCATCGTCTACTTCGAGCGCATCCGTGACGAGATGCGCGACGGCAAGTCGATGCGCGTCGCCGTCGACGCGGGCTGGCTCCGCGCGCGATCGACCTGTCTGGCGGCGGACGGCGTCTCCATCCTCGCCGCGCTGATCCTCTACATCTTCGGCGCCGGTGACGTGCGCGGGTTCGCCTTCGCGCTCGGTCTGTCCACGATCATCGACCTGGTGGTGTTCTTCTTCTTCACCCACCCGATGATCAAGTGGCTGTCGCACTTCAAGTTCTTCAATCGCGGGCACCGGCTCTCCGGTCTCGACGCCGAGGCTCTCGGCGTCGACCGCATCACCGTGGGAGGCCGCGCCTGATGAGCAAGTTCACCCGTCTCGGCAATCAGCTCTACACCGGCAAGAGGTCGATCGACTTCGTCGGCCGCAAGTGGACCTGGTACGCCATCTCGGCCGTCGTGATCGTCGCGGCGATCGTCGGTCTCTCGGTTCGTGGGCTCAACATGAGCCTGGAGTTCACCGGCGGCACCCAGTACACCGTGACCGTCTCGGGCTCGGCCTCGCAGTCGCTGGCCGACAAGGTCCGCAACGCCGTGGGCGACAGCGGTGTCGAGGCAGCCGCCGACCCGACCGTCACCACCTCGGGCGCGCACAACCTGATCATCCAGATCAAGTCGGTCTCGACCTCGGAGAACAACACCGTCCTCAAGACGATCACCTCGACCACCGGGGCGAAGGCCGACGACATCAGCCAGGATCACGTCGGCGCGAGCTGGGGCAAGGAGGTCGCCACCAAGGCGATCCAGGGCCTGATCGTGTTCCTCATCGCGGTGACGATCTTCATCGCTGTCTACACCCGGCAGTGGAAGATGTCGGTCGCGGCACTGGTCGCGCTGGCGCACGACGTCATCATCACCGTCGGCGTCTACGCGCTGGTGGGCTTCGAGGTCTCGCCCGCCACCGTCACCGGCTTCCTGACGATTCTGGGCTTCTCGCTCTACGACACGGTGGTGGTGTTCGACAAGATCAAGGAGAACACCAAGAACCTGCGCGCCACCAAGCGCTCGTTCGCGGCCGCCTGCAACCTGGCCGTCAACCAGACCCTGGTCCGCTCGATCAACACCTCGATCGTCGCGCTGATCCCGGTGGCGGCCATCCTCTGGGTCTCCGCGGTCCAGCTGGGGACCTCCACGCTGAAGGACCTCGCGCTCGCGCTCTTCGTCGGCATGGCGGCAGGTGCGTACTCCTCGATCTTCATCGCCACGCCGCTGTTCGTGCAGCTCAAGGCGCGCGAGCAGGAGGTCGTGGACTCCGAGCGGCGAGCCGCCCAGCGGGCCAAGCAGGTCGACCCGTACGCGCACGTGCCGTCCTTCGCCGAGGGCATGGAGGTCGAGGACAACGGCGAGCTGCCGGTGGAGGCGGACCAGCCCGACCCGCAGCCCTTCCGCGGCCGTACGGCGCCGCAGACCCGCGGCCCGGTCCGTGACAGCGGTGCTGCCGGGCGTCCGCAGCCGTCCCGGCAGACCCGCTCCAAGCGGGCGAAGTGAGTGCCGTGACGCTGGCGCAGACCCTCGACCGGCTGATCGTCGACGTCCCCGACTTCCCCGAGCCGGGGATCGTCTTCAAGGACATCACGCCGCTGCTGGCCGATCACGACGGCTTCACCGAGGTGGTGCAGGCCCTGGCGGCCGCCGGCTGCGACGAGTCCGGGCGCCCCATCGTCGACAAGGTCCTCGGCATGGAGGCGCGAGGGTTCATCCTGGCGGCGCCGGTCGCCCTGGCGCTCGGCGCGGGGTTCGTGCCGGTGCGCAAGGCGGGCAAGCTGCCGCGCAAGACGCACGCGGTGTCCTATGCGCTCGAGTACGGCAACGCCACCTTGGAGCTGCACCAGGACGCGGTCGCTCCCGGCGAGCGGGTGCTGCTGGTCGACGACGTCCTGGCCACCGGCGGCACCGTCGCGGCCACGGTCGACCTCGCGCGGCGCAGCGGCGCCGACGTCGTGGCGGTCGCGGTGCTGATGGAGCTCGGTGCGTTGGGCGGTCGCGCCGCGATCGGCGACGACGTACCGGTGCACGCCTTGATGCGGGTCTGAGCCGCCGGCTGCGGGCTTCTGACTAGACTCGTTGCATGAGTGAGGAACGCGCTGTCGCCACCCCGCGCGAGCGGGCGGTGCGCGTGCGCGAGGGCGGGTCCTCGGCGCCGTCGGGCCGAAGCATGCGGGCACGGCTGGCGCGGATGGGGCAGCGCAACAACGGCGCCAATCCGGTGCTCGAGCCGCTGTTCCGCGCGGTCCGTGCCAACCACCCCAAGGCGGACCTGGCGCTCCTCGAGCGCGCCTACGTGACGGCCGAGCGGCTGCACGAGGGGCAGATGCGCAAGAGCGGTGACCCCTACATCACCCATCCGCTCGCTGTCACGACCATCCTCGCCGAGCTCGGCATGACCGAGCCGACCCTGGTCGCGGCCCTGCTGCACGACACCGTCGAGGACACGCCGTACGCGCTCGAGGAGCTGCGTCGGGACTTCGGTGACGAGGTAGCGGTGATGGTCGACGGCGTCACCAAACTGGACAAGGTCCAGTACGGCGAGAACGCCCAGGCCGAGACCATCCGCAAGATGATCGTGGCGATGTCGAAGGACATCCGCGTCCTGGTGATCAAGCTGGCCGACCGGCTGCACAACATGCGCACGCTGCGCTACGTGCCGCAGAAGTCGCAGGAGCGGTCGGCCCGGGAGACCCTCGACATCTACGCGCCGCTGGCCCACCGGCTCGGCATGAACACGATCAAGTGGGAGCTGGAGGACCTCGCGTTCGCCACCCTGCACCCCAAGATCTACGACGAGATCGTGCGGCTGGTGGCCGAGCGTGCCCCCTCGCGCGACCAGTTCCTGGCCCAGGTGATCAGCCAGGTGGAGAACGACGTACGCGAGGCCAAGATCAAGGCGACGGTCACCGGCCGACCGAAGCACTACTACTCGATCTACCAGAAGATGATCGTCGGAGGTAAGGACTTCTCCGACATCTACGACCTGGTCGGCATCCGCATCCTGGTGGCCGAGGATCGCGACTGCTACAGCGTCCTGGGCGTGCTGCACTCGCGCTGGAACCCGGTGCTGGGGCGGTTCAAGGACTACGTCGCGATGCCGAAGTTCAACATGTACCAGTCGCTGCACACCACCGTCATCGGCCCGCAGGGCAAGCCGGTGGAGATGCAGATCCGCACCTTCGGCATGCACCGAAGGGCGGAGTACGGCGTCGCGGCGCACTGGAAGTACAAGGAGGACGGCCGGGCCGGCGTCGACACCGACAAGCGTGGCGACGTCGACGACATGAGCTGGGTCAAGCAGCTGCTCGACTGGCAGTCCGAGGTCGAGGACCCGGGTGAGTTCCTGGAGTCGCTGCGCTTCGAGATGAACCGCGCCGAGGTCTACGTCTTCACGCCGCGCGGTGACGTGATCGCGCTGCCGGCCGGATCCACGCCGGTGGACTTCGCCTACGCGGTGCACACCGAGGTCGGTCACCGGACCATCGGGGCTAGGGTCAACGGCCGGCTGGTGCCCTTGGAGTCCACGCTCGAGAACGGCGACGTGGTCGAGATGTTCACCTCCAAGGCGCCCACCGCAGGGCCCTCGCGGGACTGGCTCTCGTTCGTCAAGTCGAACCGGGCCCGCTCGAAGATCCGCGCCTGGTTCACCAAGGAGCGCCGCGAGGAGGCCATCGAGAAGGGCCAGGACGCGATCGCCAAGCTGATGCGCAAGGAGGGGCTGCCGCTCAAGCGGTTGATGTCCCACGAGTCGCTGACGCTCGCGGCCCGACACTTCAACATCGCCGACGTCAGTGCCCTCTACGCCGCGGTGGGGGAGGGCAACCTCTCCGCGCAGGCGGTGGTGCGCCGGGTCGTCGACGAGCACGGCGGTGACCAGGGCGCGGCCGAGGACCTCGCCGAGGCCGTCACCATCACCCGCCCGCGCCGTTCGAAGATCGCCACCGGCGGCGACGCCGGCGTCATCGTCAAGGGCAGCGCGGATGTCTGGATCAAGCTGGCCCGGTGCTGCACGCCGGTGCCCCCCGACCCCATCCTGGGCTTCGTGACCAAGGGCGGCGGGGTCTCGGTGCACCGGCTGGACTGCACCAACGCGGCCGAGCTGAAGAACCAGCCCGAGCGGCTCATCGACGTGGAATGGGCGCCGACCTCGTCCTCGACGTTCCTGGTCAACATCCAGGTGGAGGCCTTGGACCGTTCCCGGCTGCTCTCGGACATCACGATGGCGCTCTCGGACGCGCACGTGAACATCCTGTCCGCCCAGCTGAGCACCTCGCGCGACAGGGTCGCCAAGTCGCGGTTCTCCTTCGAGATGGCCGACGCCAAGCACCTCGACACGGTGATCAAGGCGGTGCGCAACGTACCGGGTGTGTTCGACGCGTACCGCGTGACCTCCTGACCGACGAGACGTCACCTTCCGCGGGTCGAGAGGTCACTTCTTGCGGGTCGAGTGGCCGCCGAAGACCGTCTCACCAGCGCCGGGTCGTGTACGTCGCGGCAGTCAGGGCGCGACGCAGCTCGCCCAGCCACCGATCGAGCTCGGCGCCGGTGAAGTCGCCGCGCTGCACGACGATGGCCGTCCAGCCATGCTCGCGCAACCATCGTCGGCGGGCGCGGTCGTGGTCGCGCTGCTCGTCGCTCCTGTCGTGGAACTCGACACCGTCGTACTCGACGTAGACGCGCTGCTGCGGGTAGGCGAGGTCGAGCCGGAAGGTCGGCACGCCGTCGACCTCGATCCACAGCTGCGGCTCCGGCAGCGGCAGCCCGGCATCGTGGATCGCGAGCAGCGTCCAGGCCTCGCGCGGGGACTCCAGGCGCAGGTCCACCAGTGGCACCAGCTCGCGCAGCTGGACGACACCGCGACGACGTACGAATCGATCGGCGGCCGTCACCAGGTCACAGGGTTCGAGGGTGTGTCCCCGAGCCAGCGAGCACAGCGCGGCGAACGCCTCCCGACGCCGCAGGTGGCACCCGAGGTCCAGGGCGGTGCGCAGCGGGGTGGTGACGCGAAGACCGTCGAGCTCCACGATGTCCTCGGGACGGAGGTCGCGGCTGCGTCCGCGCACGCCGGCCAGCCGGCTGCGGGTGTGGCCGCGCAGCGCGCACGTCTCGATCGGCGCTCCTTGACCCAGCTCGACGGCCGCGTAGGTGTCGGTGCCGTGCAGCCACGCCGCCGTTCGGTCGACGACGACCTGCGCCGGCCCGACGACCAGGCGCAGGGCAGCAGCCCGCAGCTCGATCGAGTCGGGCGCCGCAGCGGCGACGTACACGCCGCGGACGACGCGGCGCACCTCTCCGCGCTCGAGCGCTCGGCGCAGATCGCCCGCCGTCAGCCCCAGCTCGGGCAGGGAGGAGAGGTGGAACGGCTCGTTGGTCGTGGTGGTCTCGGTCATGCCGCCACCCTCCGGTGCCGGCGACGGCCTGACCACCGCCGATCGGCAGGCTGGGGACGACGCTGCCCGCCGTCGTACCTGTGGATGGAAAGTGGCCGCTACCGAACCGGTAGCGGCCACTCGATCCGCAGGAACTGACCTCTCGACCCGCGAAAACTGACGTCTCGGCGGGTCAGCTGAAGTCGGCCGAGGCCCGCTTCGCCATCTCCAGGAACTGCTTGCGCGACTCGAGGTTCTCCTCCAGGGAGGCGATCCGCTTGGCGTCCCCGGCGGCTCGGGCCTTGTCCAGATCCGACTCCACCTTCGCGATCGCGTCGGTGAGCTT from Nocardioides sp. BP30 encodes:
- a CDS encoding adenine phosphoribosyltransferase, whose product is MTLAQTLDRLIVDVPDFPEPGIVFKDITPLLADHDGFTEVVQALAAAGCDESGRPIVDKVLGMEARGFILAAPVALALGAGFVPVRKAGKLPRKTHAVSYALEYGNATLELHQDAVAPGERVLLVDDVLATGGTVAATVDLARRSGADVVAVAVLMELGALGGRAAIGDDVPVHALMRV
- the secD gene encoding protein translocase subunit SecD, whose protein sequence is MARKTSRPGRTLGVFFLVLAIAYGLVALGGSWKPELGLDLQGGTRIMMIAKGHPSSDAMKEARNIIDQRVNGSGVTAAKVTTQGGNQIVVEIPGKSRDDLVNEVSQTAQLRFRLVACQSTCATSSTSGSSSGVAGTGTAGGTGATGGTGATGGSTGAPRAALGFDHKATTKAAEKAKAKKKQQKAAAAATPTATASAAPSAAASPSASATPSTSGTPDQKNDVSVDDAVAFMNNPPADQVTKFDAYTCPTSGAPTVEDNPSQPLITCDASGVKYLLSPAIIEGTQVSDASSGIPQGSVSYVVTLDFHSAGRKAFADATGAIAGTSQLFAIVLDGQVISAATAESRISGSAQISGSFTQDSASALANNLKFGALPVSFDKENGISHTTVGPSLAGNQLSAGLWAGGIGLLLVMIYCLIYYRGLGVVVIGSLIIAGASTYAMVLLLSKSAGFTLDLPGIAGLIVAVGITADSFIVYFERIRDEMRDGKSMRVAVDAGWLRARSTCLAADGVSILAALILYIFGAGDVRGFAFALGLSTIIDLVVFFFFTHPMIKWLSHFKFFNRGHRLSGLDAEALGVDRITVGGRA
- a CDS encoding RelA/SpoT family protein; the encoded protein is MRARLARMGQRNNGANPVLEPLFRAVRANHPKADLALLERAYVTAERLHEGQMRKSGDPYITHPLAVTTILAELGMTEPTLVAALLHDTVEDTPYALEELRRDFGDEVAVMVDGVTKLDKVQYGENAQAETIRKMIVAMSKDIRVLVIKLADRLHNMRTLRYVPQKSQERSARETLDIYAPLAHRLGMNTIKWELEDLAFATLHPKIYDEIVRLVAERAPSRDQFLAQVISQVENDVREAKIKATVTGRPKHYYSIYQKMIVGGKDFSDIYDLVGIRILVAEDRDCYSVLGVLHSRWNPVLGRFKDYVAMPKFNMYQSLHTTVIGPQGKPVEMQIRTFGMHRRAEYGVAAHWKYKEDGRAGVDTDKRGDVDDMSWVKQLLDWQSEVEDPGEFLESLRFEMNRAEVYVFTPRGDVIALPAGSTPVDFAYAVHTEVGHRTIGARVNGRLVPLESTLENGDVVEMFTSKAPTAGPSRDWLSFVKSNRARSKIRAWFTKERREEAIEKGQDAIAKLMRKEGLPLKRLMSHESLTLAARHFNIADVSALYAAVGEGNLSAQAVVRRVVDEHGGDQGAAEDLAEAVTITRPRRSKIATGGDAGVIVKGSADVWIKLARCCTPVPPDPILGFVTKGGGVSVHRLDCTNAAELKNQPERLIDVEWAPTSSSTFLVNIQVEALDRSRLLSDITMALSDAHVNILSAQLSTSRDRVAKSRFSFEMADAKHLDTVIKAVRNVPGVFDAYRVTS
- the secF gene encoding protein translocase subunit SecF; amino-acid sequence: MSKFTRLGNQLYTGKRSIDFVGRKWTWYAISAVVIVAAIVGLSVRGLNMSLEFTGGTQYTVTVSGSASQSLADKVRNAVGDSGVEAAADPTVTTSGAHNLIIQIKSVSTSENNTVLKTITSTTGAKADDISQDHVGASWGKEVATKAIQGLIVFLIAVTIFIAVYTRQWKMSVAALVALAHDVIITVGVYALVGFEVSPATVTGFLTILGFSLYDTVVVFDKIKENTKNLRATKRSFAAACNLAVNQTLVRSINTSIVALIPVAAILWVSAVQLGTSTLKDLALALFVGMAAGAYSSIFIATPLFVQLKAREQEVVDSERRAAQRAKQVDPYAHVPSFAEGMEVEDNGELPVEADQPDPQPFRGRTAPQTRGPVRDSGAAGRPQPSRQTRSKRAK